Proteins from a genomic interval of Kitasatospora kifunensis:
- the serB gene encoding phosphoserine phosphatase SerB gives MNTTPPQPRTADDKRTLLVKVFGKDRPGITTGLFATLAEFDVDVIDIEQVVTRGRITLCALITPPTGGAPGAEGALRATVHRWAEEQRLQAEIISGTGDNRPRAEGRSHVTVLGHPLTAAAVSALTRQVTAEGGNIDRVFRLAKYPVTAVELAVSGVATERLRAALALEAAAQRVDIAVVSAGLERRAKRLVVMDVDSTLIQDEVIELFAAHAGCEAEVAEVTAAAMRGELDFAESLRARVKLLAGLDAGVVEKVRSEVRLTPGARTLIRTLQRLGYQVGIVSGGFTQVTDYLVELLGLDFAAANTLEVADGRFTGRVTGEIVDRAGKARWLTRFAEQARVPLEQTVAIGDGANDLDMLNTAGLGVAFNAKPVVREAADTAVNVPFLDTVLYLLGITRDEVEAADELHGTPPEYEEHGASPH, from the coding sequence ATGAACACCACACCCCCGCAGCCCCGGACCGCCGACGACAAGCGCACTCTGCTGGTCAAGGTGTTCGGCAAGGACCGCCCGGGCATCACCACTGGACTCTTCGCCACGCTGGCCGAGTTCGACGTCGACGTGATCGACATCGAACAGGTGGTCACCCGGGGCCGGATAACTCTCTGTGCACTGATCACCCCGCCGACCGGTGGCGCGCCGGGTGCCGAGGGCGCGCTGCGCGCCACCGTGCACCGCTGGGCCGAGGAGCAGCGGCTCCAGGCCGAGATCATCTCCGGTACCGGCGACAACCGGCCGCGCGCCGAGGGGCGTTCGCACGTCACCGTGCTCGGCCATCCGCTGACCGCCGCCGCCGTCTCGGCCCTGACCCGCCAGGTGACCGCCGAGGGCGGCAACATCGACCGGGTGTTCCGACTGGCCAAGTACCCGGTGACCGCGGTGGAGCTGGCGGTGTCGGGTGTGGCCACCGAGCGGCTGCGGGCGGCGCTCGCCCTGGAGGCGGCCGCGCAGCGGGTGGACATCGCGGTGGTCTCGGCCGGTCTGGAGCGCCGCGCCAAGCGCCTGGTGGTGATGGACGTGGACTCCACGCTGATCCAGGACGAGGTGATCGAGCTCTTCGCCGCCCACGCGGGCTGCGAGGCCGAGGTGGCCGAGGTGACGGCGGCGGCGATGCGCGGCGAGCTGGACTTCGCCGAGTCGCTGCGGGCCCGGGTGAAGCTGCTGGCGGGGCTGGACGCGGGGGTGGTGGAGAAGGTCCGCTCCGAGGTCCGGCTCACGCCGGGGGCGCGCACCCTGATCCGCACCCTCCAGCGCCTGGGCTATCAGGTGGGGATCGTCTCCGGCGGGTTCACCCAGGTCACCGACTACCTGGTGGAGCTGCTCGGGCTGGACTTCGCGGCCGCCAACACCCTGGAGGTGGCCGACGGACGGTTCACCGGTCGGGTCACCGGCGAGATCGTGGACCGGGCCGGCAAGGCGCGCTGGCTGACCAGGTTCGCCGAGCAGGCTCGGGTGCCGCTGGAACAGACGGTGGCGATCGGCGACGGCGCCAACGACCTCGACATGCTGAACACCGCCGGGCTCGGGGTGGCCTTCAACGCCAAGCCGGTGGTCAGGGAGGCCGCCGACACCGCGGTCAACGTGCCGTTCCTGGACACCGTGCTCTACCTGCTGGGGATCACCCGCGACGAGGTGGAGGCCGCCGACGAACTGCACGGCACCCCGCCGGAGTACGAGGAGCACGGCGCCTCGCCGCACTGA